One part of the Scatophagus argus isolate fScaArg1 chromosome 12, fScaArg1.pri, whole genome shotgun sequence genome encodes these proteins:
- the LOC124068362 gene encoding transmembrane protein 271-like, translating into MKLSGKGLCTVFSSTLLFVCALSEVVVGLRCVSLGSTVRAHFPLGAAAGAFYSGLLVGIGQVLLGSALLFCMEKPGCKNFFLLGVVVFLLGVLTAFSGAVVDGDTASLVERKYSHYCFHSLVVNPACERLRDYQRSLVISTVLSTLECVLGLINLVVIKRYKTAQFSRSRQCQRQRGGAIIFSEERDCSSADFQPVSYINLGVFNVFDETGGEVQCGGHPSIELPGYSPTDPELNHCFPFSLPLSSELPPAYEDIFPAEACNT; encoded by the coding sequence ATGAAGTTGAGTGGGAAAGGACTGTGCACCGTCTTCTCCAGCACCCTCCTCTTCGTGTGCGCCCTGAGCGAAGTTGTCGTTGGATTAAGATGCGTCTCGTTGGGATCTACGGTGAGAGCGCATTTCCCCCTCGGCGCCGCGGCCGGGGCTTTCTACTCCGGGCTGCTTGTGGGAATCGGGCAGGTCCTGCTGGGCTCAGCGCTGCTCTTTTGCATGGAGAAGCCCGGCTGCAAGAATTTCTTTCTCCTCGGTGTTGTGGTGTTCTTGTTGGGAGTCCTCACCGCCTTCTCCGGCGCGGTGGTGGACGGGGACACGGCTTCTCTGGTGGAGAGGAAGTATTCCCATTACTGCTTCCACTCTTTGGTTGTGAACCCTGCCTGCGAGCGGCTGAGGGATTATCAGCGGAGTCTGGTCATCTCCACTGTTCTCAGCACCTTGGAGTGCGTCCTCGGGCTCATCAACCTGGTGGTTATCAAAAGGTACAAAACAGCGCAGTTTTCTAGGAGCCGGCAGTGTCAGAGGCAGCGCGGCGGCGCGATCATCTTCAGCGAGGAGCGGGACTGCTCCTCGGCGGATTTCCAGCCGGTGTCTTACATCAATTTgggtgtttttaatgtgtttgacGAGACAGGTGGAGAAGTGCAGTGCGGGGGACACCCGTCAATCGAGCTTCCGGGATACTCGCCCACGGACCCGGAGCTCAATCATTgctttcctttctccctcccGCTCTCCAGTGAACTGCCGCCCGCATACGAAGACATTTTCCCCGCTGAGGCATGCAACACATAG